The Toxoplasma gondii ME49 chromosome XII, whole genome shotgun sequence genome includes a region encoding these proteins:
- a CDS encoding hypothetical protein (encoded by transcript TGME49_251400~Predicted trans-membrane domain (TMHMM2.0):251-274:285-305:324-344:607-630:639-662), whose product MGFAGSPAPFERRSICGSAFVGSLSLRLSPSLSLSVLIYIFLGIILGPSQDRLAHGHIHYAPEHFDSHVLARLPEPNFCKWLEEEGHTAFGSFVGGLTTFRLLSTLCSANPVLSWTNAEQSGCRGDCADAVDLEMRRRLIRPAPARRLASSLLSESAHTRSETRWVRNRASPSSAVEAHLPGSPSSSPPSALASAAARSVASVGASSVNSEWEATEAKTQNGEGKGRRKQRNRAFSEQADERGRFASFRSFWSALVSAFLVTIATELGDRTFFLAALLSMKYSKAIVFVGTCLALFLMTAFSTGLGRLLHWAPDMPGLRARLGDFPIDAWVSCLLLLFFAFLHLKTLWEPEAASPGPSRAPSFSGNSTQRARELIASAGSSPNAVPVSGVTPPHGGGHGRQEAHEESKATRDGLKADEKDSSSRSGKKRKDAELVSLVDSGNGEGRQCPAAVAREGKTGEANRTGRRSSGGSTRPECSPLDAFSLSLAMGNSDGSLSSETGSEKSFSRASSVYTNRSSVDGGGDGKGRKEGDHLKTHNRERRPSRHDAVDESFIEAEEELQRIQYTRLGLRPSSLKILWEVFLVIGSAEVGDKSMVATVGLATAQNAFGVFVGSCLGHAGVTLLAVMAGIMLQGRLSERYMNVSCGLLFLGFGLVALFDAVMRPDSGK is encoded by the exons ATGGGATTCGCCGGAAGCCCTGCTCCTTTCGAGCGGAGAAGCATATGTGGGTCTGCGTTTGTCGGTTCCCTTTCGCTTcggctctctccttcgctttcgcTTTCAGTGTTGATTTATATTTTTCTCGGCATCATCCTCGGGCCTTCTCAGGATCGATTGGCGCATGGCCACATCCACTATGCTCCGGAACATTTCGACTCTCACGTCCTCGCCCGGTTGCCGGAGCCAAATTTCTGCAAGTGGCTCGAGGAGGAGGGCCACACGGCATTCGGCTCCTTCGTTGGCGGCCTGACAacctttcgtctcctctcgactCTCTGCTCAGCAAATCCCGTCCTTTCATGGACGAATGCAGAGCAATCTGGCTGCAGAGGCGACTGCGCTGACGCCGTGGATTTGGAAATGCGGCGGAGACTCATCCGCCCTGCTCCTGCGCGGCGTCTCGCCAGTTCACTTCTCTCGGAATCAGCTCATACTCGAAGCGAAACGCGCTGGGTACGAAACCGTGCCTCACCGTCGTCTGCTGTCGAAGCGCATTTGCCGGGCTCCCCCAGCTCCAGTCCACCTTCCGccctcgcctctgctgctgctcgctCTGTTGCATCTGTCGGGGCGTCTTCTGTGAACTCTGAATGGGAGGCGActgaggcgaagacgcaaaaTGGGGAGGGGAAAGGTCggcgaaaacagaggaatCGTGCGTTTTCGGAACAGGCCGATGAGAGAGGCCGGTTCGCCTCTTTCCGGTCCTTCTGGTCTGCGCtggtgtctgcgtttctcgtcaCGATCGCCACTGAGCTGGGGGACAGAACATTCTTTCTCgcggcgcttctctcgaTGAAGTACTCGAAAGCGATTGTCTTCGTCGGCACgtgcctcgctctctttttgATGACGGCTTTCTCCACGGGCTTGGGAAGACTGCTGCACTGGGCGCCGGATATGCCGGGGCTGAGAGCGCGTCTTGGCGACTTTCCAATCGACGCGTgggtctcctgtctcctccttctcttcttcgcctttctccaccTGAAGACTCTGTGGGAACCTGAGGCAGCTTCACCAGGACCCTCTCGCgctccttctttctcaggCAACTCGACGCAACGCGCCCGGGAGCTTATTGCCTCCGCCGGCAGCTCGCCAAACGCAGTCCCTGTATCCGGGGTCACTCCACCTCATGGGGGAGGACACGGGAGGCAAGAAGCCCACGAAGAGAGCAAGGCGACACGGGACGGTTTGAAGGcggacgagaaagacagcTCTTCAAGAAgcgggaagaagcggaaagacGCAGAGCTCGTCTCTTTGGTCGACAGTGGAAATGGAGAAGGACGCCAATGTCCGGCTGCGGtagcgagagaaggaaagacaggagaagcCAATCGAAcggggagacgaagcagcggaGGCAGCACACGGCCGGAATGCTCTCCCCTAGatgcgttttctttgtctctcgccaTGGGGAACTCCGATGGATCTCTCTCCTCAGAGACCGGATCTGAGAAGTCCTTCTCCCGGGCCTCGTCTGTCTACACCAACCGCAGCAGCGTCGATGGCGGTGGAGAcggaaagggaagaaaagaaggagatcATTTGAAAACCCACAACAGAGAACGTCGTCCGAGCAGACATGACGCCGTAGACGAAAGTTTCAttgaagcagaggaagaacttCAGAGAATACAG TACACGCGACTGGGTCTTCGCCCGTCATCCTTGAAGATTCTGTGGGAAGTCTTTCTTGTCATTGGCTCGGCGGAAGTTGGCGACAAGTCAATGGTGGCGACTGTCGGCCTTGCGACAGCTCAAAACGCCttcggcgtcttcgtcg GAAGCTGCCTGGGACATGCAGGCGTGACGCTGCTGGCCGTGATGGCTGGCATTATGCTTCAGGGCCGGCTTAGCGAGCGATACATGAACGTTTCTTGtggtctcctctttcttggATTCGgactcgtcgctctcttcgacGCCGTCATGCGACCAGACTCTGGCAAGTAG